A window of Candidatus Niyogibacteria bacterium contains these coding sequences:
- a CDS encoding N-acetylneuraminate synthase family protein produces the protein MANNHQGSIKHGLRIIREMAKVAKVAGVRAAIKLQFRDLDSFIHPKHKECSDNKHIPRFLATRLSEEEFGALVNEIKRQRLISMATPFDELSVDMAERLGVEILKIGSCSATDWPLLERVVKAGKPVICSTGGLNVSQIDRIVSFFQHRGARFALMHCVAIYPTPVEKMRLGRIEQLCKRYPGVTVGFSTHEDPNNFNVVQIAYAKGARIFEKHVAVPTKAFKSNAYSANPKQAAKWLAALNDAMSMCGNEEDLAESLSLNSLMRGVYAKKNITIGSKLSRENVYFAIPLLNRQLASGEWNANMVAGRAYAVDEAIFFEAASYYAAEFKHLIPNFIHQLKGIIHEAGVPVGPTPEIELSHHYGLKHFLEWGVAIIDCINREYCKKILIMLAGQKHPIHFHTKKEEAFQVLYGELIVEMEDRERILYPGDVLMVPRGAWHSFYACNGDVIFEEISTTHYNDDSFYADPSINKIARDERKTRLVNWGRHQI, from the coding sequence ATGGCAAATAATCATCAAGGCAGTATTAAGCACGGCTTGCGCATTATTCGCGAGATGGCGAAGGTGGCGAAGGTGGCCGGGGTGCGTGCCGCGATTAAGCTGCAATTTCGCGATTTAGATTCTTTTATTCATCCAAAGCATAAAGAATGCTCTGACAACAAGCACATTCCGCGTTTTCTTGCCACGCGGCTTTCTGAAGAAGAATTTGGCGCGTTGGTGAATGAAATTAAGCGCCAAAGATTAATCAGTATGGCAACGCCGTTTGATGAGTTATCCGTTGATATGGCTGAGCGTCTCGGCGTGGAAATACTAAAAATTGGCAGTTGTTCGGCAACTGATTGGCCGCTTTTGGAAAGAGTGGTAAAGGCGGGAAAGCCGGTTATATGTTCTACCGGCGGATTGAATGTCAGCCAAATAGATAGGATAGTCAGCTTTTTTCAACATCGGGGAGCGCGCTTTGCATTAATGCATTGTGTGGCAATTTATCCTACTCCGGTTGAAAAAATGCGGTTAGGCAGGATTGAGCAACTTTGTAAGCGATATCCGGGCGTGACAGTAGGATTTTCTACGCATGAAGATCCGAATAATTTTAACGTTGTTCAGATTGCTTATGCCAAGGGTGCGCGCATATTTGAAAAGCATGTCGCTGTTCCTACTAAAGCATTTAAGAGTAATGCGTATTCCGCGAATCCTAAACAAGCAGCTAAATGGCTGGCGGCGTTAAATGACGCGATGTCTATGTGCGGCAATGAAGAAGATTTAGCCGAATCATTATCATTAAATTCGCTGATGCGAGGAGTCTATGCTAAAAAAAATATTACTATTGGCAGTAAGCTTTCTCGAGAGAATGTTTACTTTGCCATACCGCTTTTGAATCGGCAATTGGCGAGCGGTGAATGGAATGCGAATATGGTTGCAGGCCGCGCTTATGCTGTTGACGAAGCTATTTTCTTTGAAGCAGCAAGTTATTATGCGGCAGAATTTAAGCATTTGATTCCTAATTTTATCCATCAGTTAAAGGGGATTATTCACGAAGCTGGCGTGCCGGTTGGGCCGACTCCGGAAATTGAGCTTTCGCACCACTATGGATTAAAACATTTTCTTGAATGGGGCGTAGCAATTATAGACTGCATCAATCGTGAATATTGCAAAAAAATTTTGATTATGCTCGCCGGACAGAAACATCCTATTCATTTCCATACAAAAAAAGAAGAGGCCTTTCAGGTATTGTACGGAGAACTGATTGTAGAAATGGAAGACAGAGAAAGAATTCTTTATCCCGGGGATGTTTTAATGGTTCCGCGCGGCGCGTGGCATAGTTTTTACGCTTGTAATGGGGATGTTATTTTTGAGGAAATATCCACTACCCATTATAACGATGATTCGTTTTACGCCGATCCATCCATAAATAAGATCGCCCGTGACGAGAGAAAGACTCGTCTTGTAAATTGGGGCAGACATCAAATTTAA
- a CDS encoding class I SAM-dependent methyltransferase — protein MNNANAVKKTGEQLGLSFFKDELFYEFHPRIYEGDKWKVFVNEQNDFAVIYPKLEVNYSAYVPRSQKFGIKDSKLQIVYLNNRIDKINFFLQEKKLNPSSILEIGANDGTFLKLLSNEFFGVQFCGVELSASHRKLAHEKDLMIYKKIEDCRQRSFDVICMFHTFEHFTNPVTALGEMRKFLSKKGIFIIEIPSLTDPLLSVYGIEAFKDFYFQTQHPFVYSSSSLSKLLEGAGYDKITILPFQRYGLANHMNWLKNNKLGALPFIAEHFTFIDREYRKKLEELGKTDTIFACFRPKK, from the coding sequence ATGAATAACGCAAACGCTGTGAAAAAAACTGGAGAGCAGTTGGGATTATCCTTTTTTAAGGATGAATTATTTTACGAATTCCACCCAAGAATTTATGAGGGTGATAAATGGAAGGTGTTTGTAAATGAACAGAACGATTTTGCTGTTATTTATCCTAAACTGGAAGTTAATTATTCTGCTTATGTGCCAAGAAGCCAGAAATTTGGCATTAAAGATTCTAAACTTCAAATAGTATATTTAAATAACAGAATTGATAAAATAAATTTTTTTTTGCAGGAAAAAAAATTGAACCCGTCATCTATTTTAGAAATTGGCGCGAATGATGGAACTTTTTTGAAATTACTCTCTAATGAATTTTTTGGAGTGCAATTTTGCGGCGTGGAGTTGAGCGCATCTCATCGTAAATTGGCGCATGAGAAAGATCTTATGATCTACAAAAAGATCGAAGATTGTCGGCAGAGATCTTTTGACGTAATCTGTATGTTTCATACTTTTGAGCATTTTACCAACCCAGTTACGGCACTTGGGGAGATGCGCAAGTTTTTATCCAAAAAAGGAATTTTTATCATAGAAATTCCATCGCTTACTGATCCATTATTGAGCGTTTACGGCATAGAGGCATTTAAGGATTTTTATTTTCAAACCCAGCATCCTTTTGTTTATTCTTCATCATCGTTGTCTAAATTATTGGAAGGAGCAGGATATGATAAGATAACAATTTTGCCATTTCAGAGATATGGTTTAGCAAACCATATGAATTGGTTAAAGAATAATAAACTGGGCGCTTTGCCGTTTATTGCGGAACATTTTACCTTTATTGATAGGGAGTATCGTAAAAAGTTAGAAGAGCTTGGTAAAACAGATACTATTTTTGCGTGTTTTCGGCCAAAAAAATAG
- the pseF gene encoding pseudaminic acid cytidylyltransferase, which yields MKILAIIPARGGSKRIPGKNIKNFAGQPIIKYSIDAAIKSECFIEVMVSTDDKKTAKLAKSFKASVPFLRSKKNSTDMAMIIPVLEEVITEYKKRGKEFKYICCIFPTAPFITAERLKLAKQLMIEKNAEAIVPVVKFSYPIQRALKIKNGIAKMFWPKNYNSRSQDLEPAYHDCGQFYFLKTDVIFKQKRLFPRFTVPLEIPETEVQDIDNEQDWKVAEIKYKLLKDFL from the coding sequence ATGAAAATTCTAGCAATAATCCCAGCCAGAGGCGGAAGCAAAAGAATACCCGGAAAAAACATTAAAAACTTTGCCGGGCAGCCAATTATTAAATATTCCATAGACGCGGCAATAAAATCCGAATGTTTTATTGAAGTGATGGTCTCAACAGACGACAAAAAAACAGCCAAGCTGGCAAAATCTTTTAAAGCAAGCGTCCCGTTTTTAAGATCCAAAAAAAACTCAACCGACATGGCTATGATTATTCCCGTCCTTGAAGAGGTGATAACGGAGTATAAAAAACGCGGGAAAGAATTTAAATATATTTGCTGCATATTCCCGACCGCCCCGTTTATCACGGCAGAAAGATTGAAGTTAGCCAAACAGCTGATGATAGAAAAAAACGCAGAAGCAATAGTGCCAGTTGTGAAGTTCAGCTATCCCATACAGAGGGCTCTTAAAATAAAAAATGGAATTGCAAAAATGTTTTGGCCTAAAAATTATAATTCCCGCTCCCAAGATCTGGAACCCGCTTACCATGACTGCGGCCAATTCTATTTCTTAAAAACTGACGTCATTTTTAAGCAAAAAAGGCTCTTTCCAAGATTTACTGTGCCTTTAGAAATACCGGAGACTGAAGTCCAAGATATAGATAATGAACAAGATTGGAAAGTTGCGGAAATTAAATATAAGTTATTAAAAGATTTTCTTTAA
- a CDS encoding GNAT family N-acetyltransferase — MIKSKLVGLRAVEREDLSMLKDWRNIPKFRKNFREFRELNLDNQKKWFENIVVGSQNDFMFIIERLKDKLSVGVCGLVYINWISRSADLSFYIGLNEEYIDTKGYALEAAKLLLDYGFNNLNLHKIWMELYEFDKKKIDFFTKKLNFKKDGELRDNCFKEGKYWNSHIYSLLNKEYKK; from the coding sequence ATGATTAAGTCAAAATTAGTTGGATTAAGGGCTGTAGAAAGAGAAGATCTTTCCATGCTTAAGGACTGGAGGAATATTCCAAAATTTAGAAAAAATTTTAGAGAATTCAGAGAATTAAATTTAGATAATCAAAAAAAATGGTTTGAAAATATTGTCGTCGGCAGCCAGAATGACTTTATGTTTATAATTGAAAGACTTAAAGACAAACTTTCAGTCGGTGTCTGCGGGCTTGTTTATATTAACTGGATTTCCCGCTCCGCAGACCTTTCCTTTTATATTGGATTAAACGAAGAATATATTGATACTAAAGGATATGCTTTGGAGGCAGCAAAATTGTTATTGGATTATGGGTTTAACAATTTGAATCTTCACAAAATATGGATGGAACTTTATGAATTTGATAAAAAGAAAATAGATTTTTTCACCAAAAAATTAAATTTTAAAAAGGACGGCGAATTAAGGGACAATTGTTTTAAAGAAGGCAAATACTGGAACTCGCACATTTATTCTTTATTAAACAAAGAATATAAAAAATAA